The proteins below are encoded in one region of Mangifera indica cultivar Alphonso chromosome 7, CATAS_Mindica_2.1, whole genome shotgun sequence:
- the LOC123221574 gene encoding cell wall / vacuolar inhibitor of fructosidase 1-like gives MKSFTPLKLIIVVYGALFMGNFPGSTYSAPTLIETTCKRTPHYDLCIKTRRSDPKSSRADVKGLAYIAAMGILNEGMANDMDQVFLGITKGNPRRAIDGASNIPNQTGKCEKSFAKSPLTSDNQLVNDLVEVVVSIVKTLRY, from the exons ATGAAGAGCTTCACACCTTTAAAGCTGATCATTGTTGTTTATGGTGCTTTGTTCATGGGAAATTTTCCAGGAAGCACATATTCAGCACCTACACTAATAGAAACAACATGTAAAAGAACACCTCACTATGATCTTTGTATTAAGACTCGACGATCAGACCCCAAAAGTTCGAGAGCCGACGTTAAAGGGCTGGCGTATATTGCAGCCATGGGAATTCTGAATGAAGGGATGG CTAATGATATGGACCAAGTCTTTTTAGGTATAACCAAAGGAAATCCTAGAAGGGCCATAGATGGTGCCTCTAATATACCTAATCAGACTGGAAAATGCGAAAAAAGCTTTGCAAAATCACCATTGACAAGTGACAATCAGCTCGTAAATGATCTTGTTGAGGTGGTTGTATCTATTGTCAAAACATTGAGGTACTGA